A single Pseudochaenichthys georgianus chromosome 10, fPseGeo1.2, whole genome shotgun sequence DNA region contains:
- the LOC117454455 gene encoding A-type potassium channel modulatory protein KCNIP1-like isoform X2 yields MGLVVGTFSMQTKQVNYRKDKADDDLEITMVCHRPEGLDQLEALTNFSKKELQVLYRGFKNECPSGVVNEETFKQIYAQFFPHGDASTYAHYLFNAFDTAHSGSIKFEDFVTALSILLRGSITEKLQWTFNLYDINRDGYINKEEMTDIVRAIYDMMGKYTYPVLKNDAPKQHVEAFFQKMDKNRDGVVTLDEFIYSCQEDENIMRSLQLFENVI; encoded by the exons ATGGGTCTCGTGGTGGGAACCTTTTCCATGCAAACCAAGCAGGTGAACTACCGTAAAG ACAAAGCTGATGATGACTTGGAGATTACGATGGTGTGCCATCGACCGGAGGGCCTCGACCAGCTAGAAGCTCTAACCAACTTCAGCAAAAAGGAGCTCCAAGTGCTGTACCGGGGCTTTAAGAAT GAGTGTCCAAGTGGCGTTGTGAACGAGGAAACTTTCAAGCAAATATACGCCCAGTTCTTCCCTCATGGAG ATGCCAGCACCTATGCACACTACCTTTTCAACGCCTTTGACACAGCACATAGCGGCTCCATAAAGTTTGAG GATTTTGTTACAGCTCTGTCCATCCTACTGAGGGGCTCCATCACTGAGAAGCTACAGTGGACCTTCAACCTTTACGACATCAACAGAGATGGATACATCAACAAagag GAGATGACGGACATCGTCAGAGCGATATACGACATGATGGGGAAGTACACTTACCCTGTCTTGAAAAACGATGCTCCCAAACAGCATGTGGAGGCCTTCTTTCAG AAAATGGACAAAAACAGAGACGGTGTGGTCACTCTGGATGAATTCATCTACTCTTGTCAAGAG GATGAAAATATCATGAGGTCTCTACAGCTCTTTGAAAATGTCATTTAG
- the LOC117454102 gene encoding T-cell leukemia homeobox protein 3-like, with translation MEQAPSAPSPPPKPAHHEPISFGIDQILGAGTELETGRTSGRQSGVDLSNGDGYYSLGSQTGASGPSYTALSISLSGIMPPVEASGSYGDSRSLPSRGVIRVPAHRPMTALGPPAPVQGAIPGFGGLCFPWIGNRFAKDRLSAALVPFAVTRRIGHPYQNRTPPKRKKPRTSFSRVQICELEKRFHRQKYLASAERAALAKGLKMTDAQVKTWFQNRRTKWRRQTAEEREAERQQANRLILQLQQSALQKSLSESAVSDPLCAHNSSLYALQNLQPWAEERE, from the exons ATGGAGCAAGCACCCAGCGCGCCGAGCCCTCCTCCAAAACCGGCTCACCACGAGCCCATCAGCTTCGGCATTGACCAGATTCTGGGAGCCGGTACGGAGCTAGAAACCGGGCGCACGTCAGGAAGACAAAGTGGAGTCGATCTAAGCAACGGGGACGGTTATTACAGTTTAGGAAGCCAGACCGGGGCCAGCGGGCCATCATACACCGCGCTATCCATCTCCCTCTCCGGTATAATGCCTCCGGTGGAGGCGTCGGGTTCTTACGGGGATAGCAGGAGTTTGCCAAGCCGGGGAGTGATTCGAGTCCCGGCACACAGACCCATGACAGCCCTGGGACCCCCGGCCCCCGTGCAGGGCGCTATCCCTGGGTTTGGAGGGCTGTGCTTCCCCTGGATAGGAAACAGGTTCGCCAAGGACAGATTATCAG CTGCTCTGGTGCCATTCGCCGTAACACGGCGGATAGGACATCCGTACCAGAACCGCACGCCACCCAAACGGAAAAAGCCCCGTACTTCCTTCTCCAGGGTTCAGATCTGCGAGCTGGAGAAGCGTTTCCACCGGCAGAAGTACCTGGCCAGCGCCGAGCGGGCAGCCCTGGCCAAAGGTCTGAAGATGACAGACGCACAGGTCAAAACCTGGTTCCAGAACCGCAGGACCAAGTGGAG GAGACAGACAGccgaggagagggaggcggagCGTCAGCAGGCCAATCGCCTGATCCTGCAGCTGCAGCAGTCCGCCCTCCAGAAGTCCCTCAGCGAATCAGCGGTGTCGGATCCACTGTGCGCGCATAACTCCTCCCTGTACGCCCTGCAGAACCTCCAACCCTGGGCGGAGGAGAGGGAATAA
- the LOC117454455 gene encoding A-type potassium channel modulatory protein KCNIP1-like isoform X1, with product MGAVVGSLTMQTKTRRLSRDKADDDLEITMVCHRPEGLDQLEALTNFSKKELQVLYRGFKNECPSGVVNEETFKQIYAQFFPHGDASTYAHYLFNAFDTAHSGSIKFEDFVTALSILLRGSITEKLQWTFNLYDINRDGYINKEEMTDIVRAIYDMMGKYTYPVLKNDAPKQHVEAFFQKMDKNRDGVVTLDEFIYSCQEDENIMRSLQLFENVI from the exons ATGGGGGCTGTGGTGGGTTCGCTGACCATGCAGACCAAGACGAGGAGGTTGTCCAGGG ACAAAGCTGATGATGACTTGGAGATTACGATGGTGTGCCATCGACCGGAGGGCCTCGACCAGCTAGAAGCTCTAACCAACTTCAGCAAAAAGGAGCTCCAAGTGCTGTACCGGGGCTTTAAGAAT GAGTGTCCAAGTGGCGTTGTGAACGAGGAAACTTTCAAGCAAATATACGCCCAGTTCTTCCCTCATGGAG ATGCCAGCACCTATGCACACTACCTTTTCAACGCCTTTGACACAGCACATAGCGGCTCCATAAAGTTTGAG GATTTTGTTACAGCTCTGTCCATCCTACTGAGGGGCTCCATCACTGAGAAGCTACAGTGGACCTTCAACCTTTACGACATCAACAGAGATGGATACATCAACAAagag GAGATGACGGACATCGTCAGAGCGATATACGACATGATGGGGAAGTACACTTACCCTGTCTTGAAAAACGATGCTCCCAAACAGCATGTGGAGGCCTTCTTTCAG AAAATGGACAAAAACAGAGACGGTGTGGTCACTCTGGATGAATTCATCTACTCTTGTCAAGAG GATGAAAATATCATGAGGTCTCTACAGCTCTTTGAAAATGTCATTTAG